A genomic stretch from Aedes albopictus strain Foshan chromosome 2, AalbF5, whole genome shotgun sequence includes:
- the LOC134286168 gene encoding uncharacterized protein LOC134286168, giving the protein MASLRELCKIERGYMDSMAHVEAFVANFNAPRDTVRIASRLEHLETLFKEFRDNRAKIEVRQEQDLKLSSEESKEEQLKKDVEAGNRKTRLDFEDRYFDAKDFLTSHRGNQTAVASSAPPGHIPNSRIHLPVFKIPSFDGCVKDWLSFRDAFQSMIGKDASLSPVDKFHYLLSVLTKEARTLVESIEVTAANFDVAWQMLEQRFENKKIIARALMDSFLNAEPIKRESYDALVGLIDSYERNLLQLRKIGLKTDGWTHLLAHILYTRLDVDTQRHWERAHNSREAPKYEDLLQFLRDHLATLQPLASMKTRSSDSRQDHGKSTTKSKVGSTLTTTTTQKKVCPHCQKSSHSPFKCESFISMNPSQRLESVRKAGLCLNCLSSSHLVRACPSSACRACGQKHHTMLHLRPASNGQDHSQSQPTKPAIPQSQPAIAPSSASQSQTVTTAPSAGPSTSRPVALPATTTADSSVILLLTAVVKIADYNGNVQFARALLDCCSERNLMSEHLPQKLDLRRQNDPLSLQGVGPSAAVSRQSTTAIVRSRCTDFAVDLKFHILPEFKPILPSNRLSVASWKIPPSVQLADPRFFEPNRIDAIIGAEVYYRLLLEGFVDLGPELPQLKETVFGWIVSGKVNTVDSSLSATTLVCSNAELENQLARFWEVESCNTNETFSTEERKCETHFAATTIRDSTGRFVVSLPKKPDVLDRLGDSRSIATRRFLSLERRLQANPSLLEAYTDFIQEYVHLGHMAPIDTSAEVVIPGQKFYYMPHHCIVRPESVTTKLRVVFDASCPTDTGVSLNEALMVGPVVQDDLYSIILRFRLPRFVIVADVPASVGIPI; this is encoded by the coding sequence ATGGCATCGTTGCGCGAATTATGCAAGATCGAGCGGGGGTACATGGACTCCATGGCCCACGTGGAAGCTTTCGTTGCAAATTTCAATGCACCACGTGACACGGTCAGGATTGCTTCACGCTTGGAGCATTTGGAAACGCTTTTCAAGGAGTTTCGTGATAACCGTGCGAAAATTGAAGTGAGACAGGAGCAAGATTTAAAATTGTCCTCTGAGGAAAGCAAGGAGGAGCAGCTGAAGAAGGACGTCGAAGCTGGCAACAGAAAAACTCGCCTGGATTTTGAGGACAGGTACTTCGATGCGAAAGATTTCCTAACGTCGCACCGAGGCAATCAGACAGCTGTAGCTTCTTCCGCTCCGCCCGGCCACATTCCTAACTCCCGAATCCATCTCCCTGTTTTTAAAATCCCTTCTTTTGACGGTTGTGTGAAAGATTGGTTGAGTTTTCGTGACGCTTTCCAGAGCATGATCGGTAAAGATGCTTCGCTTTCGCCGGTCGATAAGTTCCATTATCTTCTCTCCGTGCTCACAAAAGAAGCCCGAACGTTGGTGGAATCCATTGAAGTGACGGCGGCCAACTTCGATGTCGCGTGGCAGATGCTCGAACAACGGTTCGAGAACAAAAAGATCATCGCTCGAGCACTGATGGACAGTTTCCTGAATGCCGAACCCATCAAGCGGGAATCGTACGACGCTCTAGTTGGTCTCATCGACTCGTACGAGCGGAATCTTCTACAGCTGCGTAAAATTGGACTGAAGACAGATGGGTGGACTCACTTGCTTGCTCATATTCTGTATACACGTCTCGATGTTGACACGCAACGGCATTGGGAGCGTGCTCACAACTCTCGTGAAGCACCAAAGTACGAGGACTTGTTGCAGTTTCTGCGGGATCACCTCGCAACCCTACAACCCCTGGCATCCATGAAAACTCGGAGTTCGGACTCTCGTCAAGATCATGGGAAATCGACGACCAAATCCAAGGTCGGCTCGACTCTCACAACTACTACGACTCAGAAAAAAGTTTGTCCACACTGTCAAAAATCCTCTCACTCTCCTTTCAAATGCGAATCCTTTATCAGTATGAATCCTTCCCAACGGCTTGAATCAGTCAGGAAAGCTGGTTTGTGCCTAAATTGTCTTTCCTCTTCCCACTTGGTCAGGGCTTGTCCTAGCTCAGCTTGTCGTGCCTGCGGTCAAAAGCACCATACGATGCTGCATTTGCGCCCAGCAAGCAACGGACAAGATCACTCGCAATCGCAACCCACGAAACCCGCTATTCCACAAAGTCAGCCCGCAATCGCACCTTCCTCCGCTTCGCAATCGCAAACAGTTACCACCGCACCCTCCGCTGGCCCATCCACCTCTCGTCCAGTCGCTCTTCCTGCCACTACTACTGCCGATAGTAGCGTGATTCTTCTCTTGACTGCTGTCGTCAAGATAGCTGACTACAACGGGAATGTCCAGTTCGCTCGCGCCCTCCTTGATTGCTGCTCCGAACGAAATCTGATGAGTGAACATTTGCCGCAGAAATTGGATCTACGTCGGCAGAACGACCCGCTTTCTCTCCAAGGTGTGGGTCCCAGTGCTGCTGTGTCGAGGCAATCGACGACAGCAATCGTACGATCGCGTTGTACAGATTTTGCTGTTGACCTCAAGTTCCACATTTTGCCGGAGTTTAAGCCGATTTTGCCGTCGAACCGGTTGTCGGTAGCCTCCTGGAAGATTCCTCCATCCGTACAACTTGCTGATCCTCGTTTCTTTGAGCCGAATCGCATCGATGCTATCATCGGAGCCGAAGTGTACTATCGTCTACTGCTAGAAGGTTTCGTCGACCTCGGACCGGAACTACCCCAGTTGAAGGAAACGGTTTTTGGGTGGATAGTATCCGGAAAGGTGAATACGGTGGACTCGAGCCTGTCTGCCACCACGCTAGTCTGCAGCAACGCTGAGTTGGAAAATCAGCTTGCTCGCTTCTGGGAAGTTGAGTCGTGCAATACCAACGAGACCTTCTCCACGGAAGAACGGAAATGCGAAACCCATTTTGCCGCCACCACTATTCGAGACTCCACTGGAAGATTTGTGGTGTCACTACCGAAGAAACCCGATGTTCTGGATAGGTTGGGAGACTCTCGTTCCATTGCAACTCGACGCTTTTTGTCCCTGGAACGACGACTTCAGGCGAATCCTTCACTGTTGGAGGCGTACACCGATTTCATACAGGAGTACGTTCATCTAGGACACATGGCACCGATCGATACTAGCGCAGAAGTTGTGATTCCCGGACAGAAGTTCTATTATATGCCTCACCATTGCATAGTTCGACCGGAGAGTGTCACGACGAAACTCCGCGTCGTCTTTGATGCGTCGTGCCCCACTGATACTGGTGTCTCGTTGAACGAAGCACTGATGGTGGGTCCAGTTGTCCAGGACGACCTGTACAGCATCATCCTACGATTTAGACTTCCTCGCTTCGTCATCGTCGCTGATGTACCGGCAAGTGTTGGTATCCCCATCTGA
- the LOC134286169 gene encoding uncharacterized protein LOC134286169: MTSVLLGQQLASDGESTHPKAAEAVSKDFYIDDLLTGVASEEEGVELCRELIDLLQSAGFKLHKWASNSSAILQHIPAEFREDRSLVELDSSSSPVKTLGLLWQPDEDVFRFKIPTWTQDAAISKRLVLSEAARLFDPLGLLGPVVLRSKLFMQELWKAKVSWDNPLNDRQQQFWESFRNDLEILDEFTVPRWAASCNDPVYVELHGFSDASERAYGACIYLRTVSSSGIVSVHLLTAKSKVAPTGTEKFGSTIRLPRLELCGAILLSHLFEKVETSLRIQARSFFWTDSTIVVHWLSASPSRWKTFVGNRVAEIQQITAAGSWRHVPGIDNPADVISRGMSATELVDHMLWWQGPQWLQHPNRFWPALVKTSDDHFSSEQLQDKPTVSLPTVVQSSIFALKSSLSSLVRLVAYIQRFCYNSKIRNVPSRRSGALTTAELDEALCSLAKLAQQESFPEDLHSIRTTGQVKSTSKLKTLSPVLVNGILRTRGRLNNAAVPYAQKQPIILDNKHPFTLLVVRHYHLRQLHAGPTLLIASVRAKFWPLRLRDVVRKVTHECVTCFRNRPSFAEQIMADLPPVRVSPALPFLNAGVDFCLSTKAVHLELVGNLSTDSFIASLKRFAARRGVPQTIYCDNATNFVGARRILNEFLNLFRTQQNRVDIERQCSAEGIQFSFIPPRSPHFGGIWEAAVKSLKTHLRRTLANAMVTPEQFHTVLTQTEALFNSRPLTQLSNSPEDLDVLTPGHFLVHRPLTAIPEPSYEEVPCNRLSQWQMTQEFVRRLWKRWSTEYLSGLQQRTRWTHERNNIRVGTMVLVRDDNLPPQKWRFGRVIETFPGNDGLIRVVNIRTKDGIFKRAITRVCVLPIPDNLPEDQEAA; this comes from the coding sequence atgacaagtgtgttacttgggcagcaaCTCGCCTCTGACGGCGAATCGACTCACCCAAAGGCCGCAGAGGCGGTGTCAAAAGACTTCTACATTGACGATCTGCTTACGGGAGTAGCATCGGAAGAAGAAGGTGTTGAACTTTGCCGAGAGCTGATTGATCTCTTGCAGTCGGCTGGATTTAAGTTGCATAAATGGGCATCCAACAGTTCGGCTATTCTACAGCATATTCCAGCAGAGTTTCGAGAAGATCGAAGTCTGGTGGAGCTCGATTCGTCATCCTCGCCTGTGAAAACCTTGGGGCTGCTCTGGCAGCCAGACGAAGATGTCTTCCGCTTCAAAATACCCACTTGGACCCAGGACGCTGCTATTTCCAAACGATTGGTGCTTTCTGAGGCAGCACGGTTATTCGACCCTCTCGGCCTGTTGGGGCCAGTGGTACTACGCTCGAAACTCTTCATGCAGGAATTATGGAAAGCGAAGGTTTCCTGGGACAATCCACTCAACGATCGCCAACAGCAATTCTGGGAATCCTTCCGAAATGATCTCGAAATTCTCGACGAGTTTACCGTTCCACGGTGGGCGGCATCCTGTAACGATCCAGTCTACGTAGAGCTGCATGGGTTCAGTGACGCCTCCGAACGCGCATACGGCGCGTGCATCTACCTCCGCACAGTTTCGTCTAGCGGAATCGTCTCGGTTCATCTGCTTACAGCTAAGTCAAAAGTGGCTCCGACGGGAACCGAGAAATTTGGTTCAACTATTCGCTTACCGCGTTTAGAACTTTGTGGTGCTATCCTACTCAGCCATTTGTTCGAAAAAGTGGAAACCAGTCTTCGTATTCAAGCCCGTTCTTTCTTCTGGACGGATTCAACTATTGTTGTCCACTGGTTGTCCGCTTCACCGTCTCGTTGGAAAACTTTTGTTGGCAACCGGgtggctgaaattcagcaaatcaCCGCTGCTGGAAGCTGGAGACACGTTCCAGGCATCGATAACCCAGCAGATGTCATATCCCGGGGAATGTCTGCAACGGAGCTTGTAGACCACATGCTGTGGTGGCAGGGACCACAGTGGTTGCAGCATCCCAACCGGTTCTGGCCCGCGTTAGTCAAAACCTCCGACGATCACTTCAGTTCAGAGCAACTCCAGGATAAACCCACGGTTTCGCTGCCTACAGTCGTCCAAAGTTCAATATTCGCCCTGAAATCGTCTCTCTCCAGTCTAGTCAGATTGGTAGCCTACATACAGAGATTCTGCTACAATTCGAAGATACGTAATGTGCCTAGCCGCAGATCCGGAGCCTTAACCACAGCAGAGTTGGACGAAGCGTTGTGTAGTTTGGCCAAACTTGCTCAACAGGAATCGTTTCCGGAAGACCTGCATTCTATCCGCACCACTGGTCAAGTGAAGTCAACGTCGAAGCTGAAAACTCTGTCTCCAGTTCTCGTCAATGGTATTCTTCGCACTAGAGGACGTCTCAACAATGCAGCTGTCCCGTACGCTCAGAAGCAACCTATAATCTTGGACAACAAGCATCCGTTCACGCTGTTAGTCGTTCGTCACTACCACCTTCGTCAACTACATGCTGGACCGACTCTCCTGATAGCAAGCGTTCGTGCGAAGTTCTGGCCTCTCCGGTTACGTGATGTCGTGAGAAAGGTTACGCACGAGTGCGTTACCTGTTTTCGAAATCGGCCAAGTTTCGCAGAACAAATAATGGCAGACTTGCCACCAGTTCGGGTATCGCCAGCGTTGCCGTTCCTGAACGCTGGGGTGGATTTCTGTCTATCAACCAAGGCAGTACACCTAGAGTTGGTAGGCAATTTGTCAACCGACTCGTTTATCGCTTCCCTGAAGAGGTTTGCTGCTCGCCGAGGAGTTCCGCAGACCATTTACTGCGACAATGCGACAAACTTTGTCGGCGCTCGCCGAATACTGAACGAGTTCCTGAATCTGTTTCGGACCCAGCAGAATCGCGTGGATATCGAACGACAATGCTCCGCTGAGGGCATTCAGTTCTCGTTTATTCCTCCGAGATCGCCGCACTTCGGGGGAATCTGGGAAGCAGCGGTTAAATCCCTTAAGACCCATCTCCGTCGCACACTTGCAAACGCAATGGTGACACCCGAGCAGTTCCACACAGTGCTTACGCAGACCGAGGCACTGTTCAACTCTCGACCGTTAACGCAGCTCAGCAATTCCCCAGAAGACTTGGACGTCCTCACGCCAGGTCATTTTCTGGTACATCGACCGCTGACTGCAATCCCGGAGCCCTCATACGAAGAAGTTCCTTGCAACCGGCTTTCTCAATGGCAGATGACACAGGAGTTCGTCCGCCGCTTGTGGAAGCGATGGTCCACCGAATACCTATCGGGACTGCAACAGCGAACCCGATGGACACACGAGCGAAACAACATTCGCGTTGGAACTATGGTTCTAGTTCGCGATGACAATCTGCCACCGCAGAAGTGGCGTTTCGGCCGCGTAATTGAAACGTTCCCTGGAAACGACGGACTCATCCGGGTCGTCAACATCCGAACTAAGGACGGCATCTTCAAGAGAGCCATCACACGCGTGTGCGTTCTACCGATTCCCGACAACCTACCCGAGGACCAGGAAGCAGCGTAG